The Streptomyces sp. NBC_01353 genome contains a region encoding:
- a CDS encoding ECF subfamily RNA polymerase sigma factor, BldN family, which translates to MYPHVGVDASGLATLRATVLDHLRGFVPTAYAGPVPAFAFAAPAPAGPCYALAESGAAVGRRGSRGGTGTSTAARRPTADSDSARMMDLVERAQAGEAEAFGRLYDQYSDTVYRYIYYRVGGKATAEDLTSETFLRALRRISTFTWQGRDFGAWLVTIARNLVADHFKSSRFRLEVTTGEMLDANEVERSPEDSVLESLSNAALLDAVRRLNPQQQECVTLRFLQGLSVAETARVMGKNEGAIKTLQYRAVRTLARLLPDDAR; encoded by the coding sequence GTGTACCCACACGTCGGGGTTGACGCCTCGGGCCTGGCTACGCTGCGCGCAACGGTCCTCGACCACTTGCGCGGCTTCGTCCCCACCGCGTACGCCGGCCCTGTCCCCGCCTTTGCCTTCGCCGCACCGGCACCCGCCGGTCCCTGCTATGCCCTCGCCGAGAGCGGTGCCGCTGTCGGCAGACGGGGCAGCCGCGGCGGCACCGGAACCTCGACCGCCGCCCGCCGCCCCACCGCCGACAGCGACAGCGCCCGCATGATGGACCTCGTCGAGCGCGCCCAGGCCGGCGAGGCCGAGGCCTTCGGCCGCCTGTACGACCAGTACAGCGACACGGTCTATCGCTACATCTACTACCGCGTCGGCGGAAAGGCGACGGCGGAGGACCTCACCAGCGAGACGTTCCTGCGCGCCCTGCGCCGGATCTCCACCTTCACCTGGCAAGGCCGCGACTTCGGCGCCTGGCTGGTCACCATCGCCCGCAACCTGGTCGCCGACCACTTCAAGTCGAGCCGATTCCGGCTGGAAGTGACCACGGGCGAGATGCTCGACGCCAACGAGGTCGAGCGCAGCCCCGAGGACTCCGTCCTGGAGTCCCTCTCCAACGCGGCCCTCCTCGACGCCGTCCGCCGGCTCAATCCCCAGCAGCAGGAGTGCGTGACCCTGCGCTTCCTGCAGGGCCTCTCGGTCGCCGAGACGGCCCGGGTCATGGGCAAGAACGAGGGTGCGATCAAGACCCTCCAGTACCGGGCCGTGCGCACCCTGGCACGCCTGCTCCCGGACGACGCCCGCTGA
- a CDS encoding acetoin utilization protein AcuC, with protein MSGRALLMWDEAVTGYDFGSEHPMDPVRLALTMGLVRAYGLDRAMDVVAAKPAGDSTLRLVHREDYVAAVRAASENPRAADQSYGLGTVDDPAFAGMHEASALIAGQSVGAAEAVWRGEAAHAVNFAGGLHHAMPGGASGFCIYNDASLAIARLLELGAERVAYVDVDVHHGDGVQAAFWEDPRVLTISLHEHPRTLFPQTGWPEETGAAGAGEGSAVNVALPAGTGDAGWLRAFHAVVPELLADFRPQVLVTQHGADTHFEDPLAHLAVSLDAQRAVQVACHELAHAHVDGGKWVALGGGGYAVVDVVPRSWTHLVGIAGHAEIDPESVIPSSWRDLVYARTRQPGPVRMTDGLWPVAWRDWEEGYDPADRLDQAVLATRRAAFPLRGLLP; from the coding sequence ATGAGCGGCCGCGCACTGTTGATGTGGGATGAAGCTGTCACGGGGTACGACTTCGGGTCGGAGCATCCGATGGATCCGGTACGGCTCGCGCTGACCATGGGGTTGGTGCGGGCGTACGGGCTCGATCGGGCCATGGACGTGGTGGCGGCGAAGCCGGCCGGGGACTCGACGCTCCGGCTGGTGCACCGTGAGGACTACGTGGCGGCGGTTCGGGCCGCTTCGGAGAATCCGAGGGCGGCGGATCAGTCGTACGGGCTCGGGACGGTCGACGATCCGGCGTTCGCCGGGATGCACGAGGCGTCCGCGCTGATCGCCGGCCAGTCGGTGGGTGCGGCGGAGGCGGTGTGGCGTGGCGAGGCCGCCCATGCGGTGAACTTCGCGGGCGGGCTGCATCACGCGATGCCGGGGGGCGCGTCCGGGTTCTGTATCTACAACGATGCGTCGCTGGCCATCGCCCGCCTGCTCGAGCTGGGCGCGGAGCGGGTCGCGTACGTGGATGTGGACGTGCATCACGGGGACGGGGTGCAGGCGGCGTTCTGGGAGGATCCGCGGGTTCTGACGATCTCGCTGCACGAGCATCCGCGGACGCTGTTCCCGCAGACGGGGTGGCCGGAGGAGACGGGTGCGGCGGGTGCGGGCGAGGGGTCCGCGGTGAATGTGGCGCTGCCGGCGGGGACCGGGGATGCGGGGTGGCTGCGGGCCTTCCACGCCGTCGTACCGGAGCTGCTGGCGGATTTCCGGCCGCAGGTGCTGGTGACGCAGCACGGCGCGGACACGCACTTCGAGGATCCGCTGGCGCACCTGGCGGTGTCGCTGGACGCGCAGCGGGCCGTGCAGGTGGCCTGTCATGAGCTCGCGCATGCGCATGTGGACGGCGGGAAGTGGGTCGCTCTGGGCGGCGGCGGGTACGCGGTGGTGGATGTGGTGCCGCGCTCGTGGACGCATCTGGTGGGGATCGCCGGGCACGCGGAGATCGATCCCGAGTCGGTGATTCCGTCGTCCTGGCGGGATCTGGTGTACGCGCGGACGCGGCAGCCGGGGCCGGTGCGGATGACGGACGGGCTGTGGCCGGTGGCCTGGCGGGACTGGGAGGAGGGCTACGACCCGGCCGACCGGCTCGACCAGGCGGTGCTGGCGACGCGGCGGGCGGCCTTTCCGCTCAGGGGGCTGCTCCCGTAG
- a CDS encoding DUF5667 domain-containing protein, whose product MIANVSAHRRANAFAQALDDRTPEDATAEPPEASAEPAEQGRLLALANGLGELPKPKMDPEVKVVQRAQLVAAMEAMLAEGSAAEGPTVPEQRTSSGRGAHRASPLRKLRPRSRWSKGLAAGGLTVGVAAGAFSGVAAASSDALPGDSLYGLKRGMEDIKRGMADDDSERGGIFLDQASTRLSEARRLMERGRAGDLDHESLGEIRRVLGGMKHDASEGHRLLRQAYEQDGEIGPMARLNSFAQAHRGTWNGLRDRLPVQLTDVGNEVEGVFVAIDEEVEPLQGMLPRTPEKGAVGTSTPGSPQNTSRTQTQRPPSSPAAPSTGGEGSTRPQPSGSGSGSLESDGLLGGNTGGLLDTPPAGIPTAPSVGPSTPEMPDVTIPPLLPGLLPGLGIDSEDAR is encoded by the coding sequence GTGATCGCGAACGTATCGGCGCACCGGCGGGCGAACGCCTTCGCCCAGGCCCTGGATGATCGGACGCCCGAGGACGCGACGGCCGAACCGCCCGAGGCGTCGGCCGAACCGGCCGAACAAGGGCGGCTGTTGGCTCTGGCGAACGGTCTCGGCGAGCTGCCGAAGCCGAAGATGGACCCCGAGGTCAAGGTGGTGCAACGAGCCCAGCTCGTCGCCGCCATGGAAGCGATGCTTGCGGAGGGGAGCGCGGCCGAGGGCCCTACGGTGCCCGAGCAGCGGACATCGAGCGGACGGGGAGCCCACCGGGCCTCCCCGCTCCGGAAATTGCGCCCCCGCTCCCGCTGGTCGAAGGGGCTCGCCGCGGGCGGCCTCACGGTCGGTGTGGCCGCGGGCGCGTTCAGCGGTGTGGCTGCTGCCAGCTCCGACGCCCTCCCAGGTGACTCGCTCTATGGGCTGAAGCGCGGCATGGAAGACATCAAGCGCGGGATGGCCGACGACGACTCCGAGCGGGGCGGGATCTTCCTGGACCAGGCGTCGACCCGGCTCAGCGAGGCCCGCAGACTCATGGAACGGGGCCGCGCCGGCGACCTCGACCACGAGTCGCTCGGCGAGATCCGGCGCGTCCTCGGCGGCATGAAGCACGACGCCTCCGAGGGGCACCGACTGCTGCGCCAGGCGTACGAGCAGGACGGCGAGATCGGCCCGATGGCCCGGCTCAACTCCTTCGCCCAGGCGCATCGCGGCACCTGGAACGGCCTGCGCGACCGGCTGCCCGTGCAGCTGACCGACGTCGGCAACGAGGTGGAGGGCGTCTTCGTCGCCATAGACGAAGAGGTCGAGCCGCTCCAGGGGATGCTTCCACGCACCCCGGAGAAGGGCGCGGTCGGGACCAGCACCCCGGGCTCGCCGCAGAACACCTCGCGTACGCAGACCCAGCGCCCGCCGTCCTCCCCGGCCGCCCCCTCCACGGGCGGCGAAGGCTCCACCCGGCCCCAGCCCTCGGGCTCCGGCTCGGGCTCGCTGGAGAGCGACGGCCTGCTGGGCGGCAACACGGGCGGCCTGCTCGACACCCCGCCGGCGGGCATTCCCACGGCACCCTCGGTCGGCCCGTCGACACCCGAGATGCCGGACGTCACGATCCCGCCCCTGCTGCCGGGCCTGCTCCCCGGCCTGGGCATCGACAGCGAGGACGCTCGCTGA
- a CDS encoding phosphatase: MLSTGALRAHLLAAGLAGTVATSREVSLRSYRLFAARDPRVMLGLDPQWGWGEGELLRLMADKCGVSGDPAHRSGPDVIDPERTLGGLDAFAARLGEAAGRRAPVLFGTGHPHRLLGFYAGLADALSAAGCLVLTPAQGRCVDITTRFGLRTYTLDYVRGVALVREPGLPGTGRETGAHTHSPLPVRAALEGAVLGGWPLPELVVGDHGWVCGAGQLGFEAIGLADTDDPALFVGEAEGQVSVAVPLDDAVRSDYYRPLTRYVLNRASLSR, encoded by the coding sequence GTGCTGAGTACCGGGGCGTTGCGGGCGCATTTGTTGGCGGCGGGGTTGGCGGGGACGGTGGCGACCTCGCGGGAGGTGAGCCTGCGGAGCTACCGGCTGTTCGCCGCGCGGGATCCGCGGGTGATGCTGGGGCTCGACCCTCAGTGGGGTTGGGGCGAGGGCGAGTTGTTACGGCTGATGGCCGACAAGTGCGGGGTGTCGGGGGATCCGGCGCACCGCTCGGGGCCCGATGTCATCGATCCGGAGCGGACGTTGGGCGGGCTCGACGCGTTCGCCGCGCGGCTGGGTGAGGCGGCGGGCCGGCGGGCTCCGGTGTTGTTCGGGACGGGTCATCCGCACCGTTTGCTCGGGTTCTACGCCGGGCTCGCAGACGCTTTGTCGGCGGCGGGATGTCTTGTTCTCACACCCGCGCAGGGGAGATGTGTCGACATAACGACCCGGTTCGGTCTACGCACGTACACCCTCGACTACGTACGCGGTGTCGCGTTGGTGCGAGAACCGGGTCTGCCGGGAACCGGGCGTGAGACGGGGGCGCACACCCACTCGCCGCTGCCGGTTAGGGCCGCTCTCGAGGGTGCCGTGCTGGGTGGCTGGCCGCTCCCCGAGCTTGTCGTCGGGGACCACGGTTGGGTCTGCGGTGCAGGTCAGCTGGGCTTCGAGGCCATCGGTCTGGCGGATACGGACGATCCCGCGCTGTTCGTCGGTGAGGCGGAGGGGCAGGTCTCCGTAGCCGTTCCGCTTGATGACGCGGTGCGGTCCGATTACTACCGGCCGCTTACTCGCTATGTACTCAATCGAGCGAGTCTGTCACGGTAA
- a CDS encoding glutaredoxin family protein: MFGRTKKKDTPDAPVAASRTVTLIGKPGCHLCDDARAVIEAVCAETGARWEEKDITQDEELHRAYWEQIPVVLVDGEQHTFWRVDAGRLRRELGG; this comes from the coding sequence ATGTTTGGACGGACGAAGAAGAAGGACACCCCCGACGCTCCCGTCGCCGCCTCGCGGACCGTGACGCTGATCGGGAAGCCGGGCTGTCATCTCTGTGACGACGCCCGGGCCGTGATCGAGGCGGTCTGCGCCGAGACCGGGGCGCGCTGGGAGGAGAAGGACATCACTCAGGACGAGGAGCTCCACCGGGCCTACTGGGAGCAGATTCCGGTGGTCCTGGTCGACGGCGAGCAGCACACCTTCTGGCGTGTGGACGCCGGGCGGCTCCGGCGCGAACTGGGTGGATGA
- a CDS encoding NAD-dependent epimerase/dehydratase family protein codes for MGKVVLVTGAARHLGGRFVRRVQRDPEVDRVVAVDAVAPTHDLGGADFVRADIRQPAIAKVLAEHDVDTVVHMDVTGTALGAGGRSSIKETNVIGTMQLLGACQKSPRIKRLVIKSSTSVYGSAPRDPAVFTETTPPKSLPSGGFAKDAVEVEGYVRGFARRRPDVAVCVLRFANILGPRVDSPLAEYLSLPLMPTVFGYDPRLQFVHEDDVVDVLEVASREPRRATLNSGTFNVAGDGVLLLSQCARRLGRPTVPVLLPAVTWVGSALRTVGVTDFAPEQIRLLTHGRVVSTVQMRETLGFAPRYTTAETFADFARSRGPGLLPPETLAGAVDRVAARLDQKEPR; via the coding sequence TTGGGAAAGGTCGTGCTCGTCACCGGTGCGGCGCGGCATCTCGGAGGCCGTTTCGTACGTCGGGTCCAGCGGGATCCCGAGGTGGACCGGGTGGTCGCCGTGGACGCGGTAGCGCCGACGCACGATCTCGGCGGGGCCGATTTCGTCCGGGCGGACATCCGCCAGCCCGCGATCGCCAAGGTGCTCGCGGAGCATGACGTGGACACGGTCGTCCATATGGACGTCACGGGTACGGCGCTCGGCGCCGGGGGCCGGTCGTCGATCAAGGAGACCAACGTCATCGGCACCATGCAGCTCCTCGGTGCCTGCCAGAAGTCGCCGCGGATCAAGCGGCTCGTGATCAAGTCCAGTACGAGCGTCTACGGCTCCGCGCCCCGCGACCCGGCCGTCTTCACCGAGACGACGCCCCCCAAATCGCTGCCGAGCGGTGGGTTCGCCAAGGACGCCGTCGAGGTCGAGGGCTACGTACGGGGCTTCGCGCGGCGCCGCCCGGACGTGGCCGTGTGCGTGCTGCGGTTCGCGAACATCCTCGGGCCGCGGGTGGACTCCCCGCTCGCCGAGTATCTGTCGCTGCCCCTCATGCCGACCGTCTTCGGTTACGACCCGAGGCTGCAGTTCGTACACGAGGACGATGTCGTCGACGTCCTGGAGGTCGCGTCGCGTGAGCCGCGCAGGGCGACGCTGAACAGCGGCACGTTCAACGTGGCCGGCGACGGGGTGCTGCTGCTGTCGCAGTGCGCGCGGCGGCTGGGGCGGCCGACGGTGCCGGTGCTGCTGCCGGCGGTCACCTGGGTCGGCTCCGCGTTGCGGACGGTCGGCGTGACCGACTTCGCGCCGGAGCAGATCCGGCTGCTCACCCATGGCCGGGTGGTCTCCACGGTCCAGATGCGCGAGACGCTGGGGTTCGCTCCTCGGTACACGACGGCCGAGACCTTCGCGGACTTCGCCCGCAGCCGTGGACCGGGGCTGCTTCCACCGGAGACGCTCGCGGGGGCCGTGGACCGGGTCGCGGCCCGGCTGGATCAGAAGGAGCCCAGGTAA
- a CDS encoding HAD-IB family hydrolase, with protein MAAMGWLTPRRRSATARSVLAGEAAAEAARKTSQQLELEREQAARAEPAEPSEPEFPVVGDAEAAAFFDLDNTVMQGAAIFHFGRGLYKRKFFQRRELARFAWQQAWFRLAGVEDPEHMQDARDSALSIVKGHRVSELMSIGEEIYDEYMADRIWPGTRALAQAHLDAGQKVWLVTAAPVETATIIARRLGLTGALGTVAESVDGVYTGKLVGEPLHGPAKAEAVRALAAAEGLDLNRCAAYSDSHNDIPMLSLVGHPYAINPDTKLRKHAKAREWRLRDYRTGRKAAKVGIPAAAGVGALAGGTAAAVALHRRRR; from the coding sequence ATGGCCGCAATGGGATGGCTCACCCCCCGTAGGCGCTCCGCCACCGCGCGCAGCGTTCTGGCAGGCGAGGCCGCCGCCGAGGCGGCGCGCAAGACCTCGCAACAGCTCGAACTGGAACGGGAGCAGGCGGCGCGGGCCGAGCCCGCCGAGCCGTCCGAGCCCGAGTTCCCGGTCGTGGGTGACGCCGAGGCAGCCGCCTTCTTCGATCTCGACAACACCGTCATGCAGGGCGCCGCGATCTTCCACTTCGGCCGGGGTCTGTACAAGCGGAAGTTCTTCCAGCGCCGCGAACTGGCCCGCTTCGCCTGGCAGCAGGCATGGTTCCGGCTGGCCGGCGTCGAGGACCCCGAGCACATGCAGGACGCCCGCGACAGCGCCCTGTCCATCGTCAAGGGCCACCGCGTCTCCGAACTGATGTCGATCGGCGAGGAGATCTACGACGAGTACATGGCCGACCGGATCTGGCCCGGCACCCGCGCGCTCGCGCAGGCCCATCTCGACGCCGGCCAGAAGGTCTGGCTCGTCACGGCCGCCCCGGTCGAGACGGCCACGATCATCGCCCGGCGGCTCGGCCTGACCGGCGCGCTCGGCACGGTCGCCGAGTCGGTCGACGGCGTCTACACCGGCAAGCTGGTCGGCGAGCCGCTGCACGGACCCGCCAAGGCCGAGGCCGTACGCGCCCTGGCAGCCGCGGAGGGCCTGGACCTGAACCGCTGCGCGGCCTACAGCGACTCGCACAACGACATCCCGATGCTGTCGCTGGTCGGCCATCCGTACGCCATCAACCCGGACACCAAGCTGCGCAAGCACGCCAAGGCGCGCGAATGGCGGCTGCGCGACTACCGCACGGGCCGCAAGGCGGCCAAGGTCGGCATCCCCGCCGCGGCGGGCGTCGGCGCGCTGGCGGGCGGCACGGCCGCCGCGGTCGCCCTGCACCGCCGTCGCCGCTGA
- a CDS encoding redox-sensing transcriptional repressor Rex, whose amino-acid sequence MATGRTHRPATRSRGIPEATVARLPLYLRALTALSERSVPTVSSEELAAAAGVNSAKLRKDFSYLGSYGTRGVGYDVEYLVYQISRELGLTQDWPVVIVGIGNLGAALAGYGGFASRGFRVAALIDADPAMTGKPVAGIPVQHSDDLEKIIEEDGVSIGVIATPAGVAQQVCDRLVAAGVTSILNFAPTVLSVPDGVDVRKVDLSIELQILAFHEQRKAGEEAEAEATAAPTPPTALGAAGDAPRKGTGRKGPDGDVPAVMPA is encoded by the coding sequence GTGGCAACTGGCCGAACTCACCGACCGGCGACCCGCAGCCGAGGAATCCCCGAGGCCACCGTCGCCCGGCTTCCGCTGTATCTGCGTGCGCTCACCGCACTGTCGGAGCGCTCCGTACCCACGGTCTCCTCCGAGGAGCTCGCAGCCGCCGCGGGGGTCAACTCCGCGAAGCTGCGCAAGGACTTCAGCTACCTCGGCTCGTACGGCACGCGCGGTGTCGGCTACGACGTCGAGTACCTCGTCTACCAGATCTCCCGCGAACTCGGCCTCACCCAGGACTGGCCGGTCGTCATCGTCGGTATCGGTAACCTCGGCGCCGCGCTCGCCGGCTACGGCGGCTTCGCCTCCCGTGGCTTCCGGGTCGCCGCGCTCATCGACGCCGACCCCGCCATGACCGGCAAGCCGGTCGCCGGGATCCCCGTCCAGCACAGCGACGACCTCGAGAAGATCATCGAGGAGGACGGCGTCTCCATCGGAGTCATCGCGACCCCGGCCGGCGTCGCCCAGCAGGTCTGCGACCGGCTCGTGGCCGCAGGCGTCACCTCCATCCTGAACTTCGCCCCGACCGTCCTCTCCGTGCCCGACGGCGTGGATGTGCGGAAGGTCGACCTCTCCATCGAGCTGCAGATCCTCGCCTTCCACGAGCAGCGCAAGGCTGGCGAGGAGGCGGAGGCCGAGGCCACCGCCGCACCCACGCCGCCCACGGCCCTCGGTGCGGCGGGCGACGCCCCGCGCAAGGGCACCGGACGCAAGGGACCCGACGGGGACGTCCCCGCCGTGATGCCGGCATGA
- a CDS encoding AURKAIP1/COX24 domain-containing protein, with protein sequence MGSVIKKRRKRMAKKKHRKLLKRTRVQRRNKK encoded by the coding sequence GTGGGCTCTGTTATCAAGAAGCGGCGCAAGCGGATGGCCAAGAAGAAGCACCGCAAGCTGCTCAAGCGCACCCGCGTTCAGCGTCGCAACAAGAAGTAA
- a CDS encoding HAD family hydrolase produces the protein MRYELIVFDNDGVLVDSEPISNTILAGYLTEVGHPTSYEESLRDYMGSAMHRVHELVLERTGQPLPADFDTTFHARVFSAFERELEAVAGVRELLKQLVDDGVPYCVASSGSHERIRVGHRKTGLDAWFRDENVFSAEDVGQGKPAPDLFLHAAARMGVAPERCVVVEDSRLGVEAALAAGMDVYGFSAMTPRERLAGARGFFNEMAELPGLLR, from the coding sequence ATGCGCTACGAACTGATCGTCTTCGACAATGACGGTGTACTCGTCGACAGTGAGCCGATCTCCAATACCATCCTGGCCGGCTACCTCACCGAGGTCGGGCACCCCACCTCGTACGAGGAATCGTTGCGCGACTACATGGGGTCTGCCATGCACCGCGTCCACGAACTCGTCCTGGAGCGGACCGGGCAGCCGCTGCCCGCGGACTTCGACACGACGTTCCACGCGCGCGTGTTCTCCGCGTTCGAGCGGGAGTTGGAGGCCGTGGCCGGCGTACGGGAGCTTCTGAAGCAGCTCGTCGACGACGGTGTTCCCTACTGCGTGGCCTCCTCCGGGTCCCATGAGCGGATCCGTGTCGGGCATCGGAAGACCGGGCTCGACGCGTGGTTCCGGGACGAGAACGTCTTCAGTGCCGAGGACGTCGGCCAGGGGAAGCCCGCGCCCGATCTGTTCCTTCATGCCGCCGCCCGGATGGGGGTCGCGCCCGAGCGGTGTGTCGTGGTCGAGGACAGCCGGCTCGGGGTCGAGGCCGCCCTCGCCGCGGGCATGGATGTGTACGGGTTCTCCGCCATGACGCCCCGGGAGAGGCTCGCGGGCGCCCGGGGGTTCTTCAACGAGATGGCGGAGCTGCCGGGGCTGCTGCGCTGA
- a CDS encoding MFS transporter: MTDARLRRGRGSLAVSFFVQGVTFALLVTRIPAIQDRYGISDGLLPVFLAAVPILAGVGSVGTEKVVARVGPGVVLRWAQPLVLLALLGVGAGNELWQAAVALGVFGLAVGALDASMNMLGVSLQRVYGRSIMLGFHAVYSLGGIAGASLAWAGAHWHLPLFVSYLPVVAVLLPAAFVGSRWYTPGVAPAGGAELPGSEATKGGVGVSFKLLLPLCLVMTFAYIGDSTVSNWSAKYLQDVLGSSEELATVPYNAYMVTTLLGRAVGDFGVRRLGAAVVVRGGAVLAAIGFAVVAVAPGAWVGMAGFTVLGLGLSVIVPQTFAAAGRQAFDSHGPGASDAAVARLNVFNYVGFLIGSPLVGALGDAWSYRGAMLVPMVLVLVTVAYATSFGSQPARYGGGHERPRTVDVG; encoded by the coding sequence ATGACGGATGCGCGGTTGCGGCGTGGGCGGGGATCCCTGGCGGTCAGTTTCTTTGTGCAGGGAGTGACGTTCGCGCTCCTTGTGACCCGAATACCGGCGATCCAGGACCGGTACGGGATCTCGGACGGGCTGCTGCCCGTCTTCCTGGCCGCCGTGCCGATCCTGGCCGGTGTGGGCAGTGTGGGCACCGAGAAGGTGGTGGCCCGGGTGGGGCCGGGGGTGGTGCTGCGGTGGGCGCAGCCGCTCGTCCTCCTGGCGTTGCTCGGGGTCGGGGCGGGGAACGAGCTGTGGCAGGCGGCCGTTGCCCTCGGGGTCTTCGGGCTCGCGGTCGGTGCGTTGGACGCGTCGATGAACATGCTCGGGGTCAGCCTGCAGCGGGTGTACGGGCGGAGCATCATGCTCGGTTTCCACGCCGTGTACAGCCTGGGCGGGATCGCGGGTGCCTCGCTGGCGTGGGCGGGTGCGCACTGGCATCTGCCGCTGTTCGTCTCGTATCTGCCGGTGGTGGCCGTCCTGTTGCCGGCCGCGTTCGTCGGCAGCCGTTGGTACACGCCGGGGGTGGCGCCGGCCGGTGGTGCGGAGCTGCCCGGGAGTGAGGCGACGAAGGGCGGCGTGGGGGTTTCGTTCAAGCTGCTGCTGCCGCTGTGTCTCGTCATGACGTTCGCGTACATCGGGGACTCGACCGTCTCCAACTGGAGTGCCAAGTACCTCCAGGACGTGCTCGGCAGTTCGGAGGAGCTGGCGACCGTGCCGTACAACGCGTACATGGTCACCACACTGCTCGGGCGGGCGGTGGGTGACTTCGGGGTGCGGCGGCTGGGGGCGGCCGTGGTGGTGCGGGGCGGGGCCGTGCTTGCCGCGATCGGGTTCGCGGTCGTCGCGGTGGCGCCGGGGGCGTGGGTGGGGATGGCCGGGTTCACCGTGCTCGGGCTCGGGCTGAGTGTGATCGTGCCGCAGACCTTCGCCGCCGCCGGGAGGCAGGCTTTCGACAGCCATGGTCCGGGGGCGAGCGATGCGGCCGTGGCCCGGCTGAATGTCTTCAACTATGTGGGGTTCCTGATCGGGTCCCCGTTGGTGGGGGCGCTCGGGGATGCCTGGAGCTATCGGGGGGCGATGTTGGTGCCGATGGTGTTGGTCCTGGTGACGGTGGCGTACGCCACGTCGTTCGGTTCTCAACCAGCCCGATACGGTGGCGGGCATGAGCGGCCGCGCACTGTTGATGTGGGATGA
- a CDS encoding lysophospholipid acyltransferase family protein yields the protein MADAKVIPFDDDRSRARRRPARAARDAAVRALPGQYGPEESVFPPRPAAEPVTAPEGAEEAPERRGGWERRLAGGLAFLRRRVTGEYEVDEFGYDKELTDQVLMSLVRPLAEKYFRVEVKGVENIPAEGGALVVANHSGTLPLDGLMMQVAVHDHHPAGRHLRLLAADLVFMLPVVNELARKAGHTLACAEDAERLLKSGEIVGVMPEGFKGIGKPFGERYKLQRFGRGGFVSTALRAGVPIVPCSIVGAEEIYPMIGNAKTLARVLGIPYFPITPTFPWLGPLGAVPLPTKWTIQFGEPIATDGYPPEAAEDPMLMFNLTDQVREQIQHTLYKLLVQRRSVFF from the coding sequence ATGGCGGACGCCAAGGTCATTCCGTTCGACGACGACCGTTCACGGGCGCGGCGGCGGCCCGCGAGGGCGGCTCGGGACGCCGCCGTGCGGGCCCTGCCGGGCCAGTACGGGCCGGAGGAGTCCGTGTTCCCGCCGCGGCCCGCGGCGGAGCCTGTGACGGCCCCGGAGGGCGCCGAGGAGGCCCCGGAGCGCCGGGGCGGGTGGGAGCGGCGGCTCGCGGGCGGGCTGGCGTTTCTGCGGCGGAGGGTGACCGGGGAGTACGAGGTCGACGAGTTCGGCTACGACAAGGAGCTCACCGACCAGGTCCTCATGTCGCTGGTGCGGCCGCTGGCGGAGAAGTACTTCCGCGTCGAGGTGAAGGGTGTCGAGAACATCCCCGCCGAGGGGGGCGCCCTGGTCGTCGCGAACCACTCCGGGACGCTGCCGCTGGACGGCCTGATGATGCAGGTCGCCGTGCACGACCACCACCCGGCCGGGCGGCATCTGCGGCTGCTCGCGGCCGATCTGGTCTTCATGCTGCCGGTGGTCAACGAGCTGGCCCGCAAGGCCGGGCACACGCTGGCCTGTGCGGAGGACGCGGAGCGGCTGCTGAAGTCCGGCGAGATCGTGGGCGTGATGCCGGAGGGGTTCAAGGGCATCGGTAAGCCGTTCGGCGAGCGCTACAAGCTGCAACGGTTCGGCCGGGGCGGCTTCGTGTCGACGGCGCTGCGGGCCGGGGTGCCGATCGTGCCGTGCTCGATCGTGGGTGCGGAGGAGATCTACCCGATGATCGGCAACGCGAAGACGTTGGCGCGGGTGCTGGGGATTCCGTACTTCCCGATCACGCCGACGTTCCCGTGGCTGGGGCCGCTGGGTGCGGTGCCGCTGCCGACGAAGTGGACGATCCAGTTCGGCGAACCGATCGCGACGGACGGCTATCCGCCGGAGGCGGCGGAGGACCCGATGCTGATGTTCAACCTGACGGACCAGGTCCGGGAGCAGATCCAGCACACGCTCTACAAGCTGCTGGTGCAGCGGAGGTCGGTGTTCTTCTGA
- a CDS encoding helix-turn-helix domain-containing protein: MAAGDRPLNEVKFLTVAEVASVMRVSKMTVYRLVHSGHLPAIRVGRSFRVPEQAVHEYLRESFVGVGTA; this comes from the coding sequence ATGGCTGCTGGCGATCGACCTCTCAACGAGGTCAAGTTTCTGACCGTGGCGGAAGTCGCCTCGGTGATGCGAGTGTCGAAGATGACCGTGTACCGCTTGGTGCACAGCGGTCATCTGCCGGCGATCCGGGTGGGCAGGTCCTTCCGGGTCCCGGAACAGGCGGTTCACGAGTACCTCAGGGAGTCTTTCGTGGGGGTGGGGACCGCGTAG